In Kryptolebias marmoratus isolate JLee-2015 linkage group LG20, ASM164957v2, whole genome shotgun sequence, a genomic segment contains:
- the basp1 gene encoding brain acid soluble protein 1 homolog isoform X2: MGGKLSKKKKGYSVNDDKSKDKDAKAEGASAEESEAPNDKKDEAANDAKEVANDTAAKDTPAADAAAPKEEEKNAASATKESEKPAANAEPKTEAAKAEEKPAAPAPAKESAPAAKEPEVKTPAPAAESKGEADAKKTEAPPAPAAKAEAAPAASPDPKPTEATPAAPKEAAAAAPSSTPAAEPPAKEANATEAPSKDQTVAVQD, translated from the coding sequence ATGGGAGGCAAGCTCagcaaaaagaagaagggaTACAGTGTAAACGACGATAAGTCCAAAGACAAGGATGCCAAAGCAGAAGGCGCCTCAGCTGAGGAAAGCGAAGCACCAAACGACAAGAAAGACGAGGCAGCAAACGACGCTAAAGAGGTAGCAAATGACACAGCTGCCAAGGATACACCAGCGGCAGACGCCGCAGCGccaaaagaggaggaaaagaatgCAGCCTCCGCAACGAAGGAGTCCGAAAAACCTGCCGCCAACGCTGAGCCCAAAACAGAGGCTGCCAAGGCCGAGGAGAAACCAGCTGCCCCCGCCCCGGCCAAAGAATCCGCTCCTGCCGCAAAGGAGCCCGAGGTGAAGACACCCGCCCCGGCAGCGGAGAGCAAAGGTGAGGCCGACGCCAAAAAGACTGAGGCCCCCCCGGCACCAGCAGCCAAAGCCGAGGCAGCTCCTGCAGCCTCCCCCGACCCCAAGCCCACAGAGGCCACTCCCGCAGCGCCAAAGGAGGCAGCTGCCGCCGCACCTAGTTCAACACCAGCCGCCGAACCTCCGGCCAAGGAGGCAAACGCCACAGAGGCACCAAGCAAGGATCAAACCGTAGCAGTTCAAGATTAA
- the basp1 gene encoding brain acid soluble protein 1 homolog isoform X1, producing MFRGQRSKMGGKLSKKKKGYSVNDDKSKDKDAKAEGASAEESEAPNDKKDEAANDAKEVANDTAAKDTPAADAAAPKEEEKNAASATKESEKPAANAEPKTEAAKAEEKPAAPAPAKESAPAAKEPEVKTPAPAAESKGEADAKKTEAPPAPAAKAEAAPAASPDPKPTEATPAAPKEAAAAAPSSTPAAEPPAKEANATEAPSKDQTVAVQD from the coding sequence agGCCAGAGATCTAAAATGGGAGGCAAGCTCagcaaaaagaagaagggaTACAGTGTAAACGACGATAAGTCCAAAGACAAGGATGCCAAAGCAGAAGGCGCCTCAGCTGAGGAAAGCGAAGCACCAAACGACAAGAAAGACGAGGCAGCAAACGACGCTAAAGAGGTAGCAAATGACACAGCTGCCAAGGATACACCAGCGGCAGACGCCGCAGCGccaaaagaggaggaaaagaatgCAGCCTCCGCAACGAAGGAGTCCGAAAAACCTGCCGCCAACGCTGAGCCCAAAACAGAGGCTGCCAAGGCCGAGGAGAAACCAGCTGCCCCCGCCCCGGCCAAAGAATCCGCTCCTGCCGCAAAGGAGCCCGAGGTGAAGACACCCGCCCCGGCAGCGGAGAGCAAAGGTGAGGCCGACGCCAAAAAGACTGAGGCCCCCCCGGCACCAGCAGCCAAAGCCGAGGCAGCTCCTGCAGCCTCCCCCGACCCCAAGCCCACAGAGGCCACTCCCGCAGCGCCAAAGGAGGCAGCTGCCGCCGCACCTAGTTCAACACCAGCCGCCGAACCTCCGGCCAAGGAGGCAAACGCCACAGAGGCACCAAGCAAGGATCAAACCGTAGCAGTTCAAGATTAA